From Pseudobdellovibrio exovorus JSS, a single genomic window includes:
- a CDS encoding alpha/beta hydrolase family esterase — protein sequence MLKKIGPFVFKFLLCFLVGGAAKAQLYKEAFYLSGRKFTVLNPTMSAADTARPVVLLLHGCQMTAEQMIQMTGIEQWAQQKDFIVLAPEQSQLLNPMNCWNWFLPANQQPVFPSEIATLAQAVRHVVSRYNGDPRHVYAMGFSSGAYLTANLFYCYPDLLAGVTIHSGGAFKAAESGLWAAETMKKGSFKSDRHLSNDAYMCARPRQTSVLSKKMIVVQGSKDDVVDQKNALQLSSQFLGFLDFADDQKWNQSLSFQKNITTAGNKKFPVQITQYVNDRVYLHSIHIENLPHHWSGGQAGSTYAEPHSLDVTEYSLKVFLDNR from the coding sequence GTGCTGAAAAAGATAGGGCCTTTTGTATTTAAATTCCTGTTGTGCTTCCTAGTTGGAGGGGCTGCGAAAGCGCAATTGTACAAAGAGGCCTTTTATCTTTCTGGACGCAAGTTTACAGTGCTTAATCCTACGATGTCCGCCGCCGATACAGCGAGGCCTGTGGTGCTCTTGTTACATGGCTGTCAGATGACGGCAGAGCAGATGATTCAGATGACGGGTATTGAGCAGTGGGCACAGCAGAAAGACTTTATTGTCTTAGCTCCAGAGCAGTCTCAGCTTTTAAATCCTATGAATTGCTGGAATTGGTTTTTACCGGCGAACCAGCAGCCTGTTTTTCCAAGCGAGATTGCTACATTGGCCCAAGCTGTACGTCATGTCGTTTCCCGTTATAACGGAGACCCTCGACATGTTTATGCCATGGGATTTTCTTCAGGGGCTTACTTAACAGCTAACTTATTTTATTGTTATCCAGATCTTTTAGCTGGAGTAACGATTCACTCTGGAGGAGCCTTTAAAGCCGCAGAAAGTGGATTATGGGCTGCGGAAACGATGAAGAAGGGCAGCTTTAAATCGGATCGCCATTTGTCGAATGATGCCTACATGTGTGCTCGTCCACGTCAGACATCAGTTTTATCTAAGAAAATGATTGTTGTTCAGGGATCAAAAGACGATGTGGTGGATCAGAAAAATGCATTACAATTGTCATCACAGTTTTTAGGATTTTTGGATTTCGCTGACGACCAAAAATGGAATCAGTCTTTATCTTTTCAAAAAAATATCACAACAGCTGGCAATAAGAAGTTTCCAGTGCAGATCACTCAGTATGTGAATGATCGCGTGTATTTACATTCAATTCACATTGAAAATCTTCCACATCATTGGAGTGGAGGACAAGCAGGAAGTACGTACGCTGAGCCTCACTCTTTAGATGTCACTGAGTACAGCCTTAAAGTCTTTTTAGACAATCGCTAA
- a CDS encoding DUF4105 domain-containing protein has translation MALFTTCTVVGGLPAHAQLSPSLMAELDPSCAKTADPDEASYRFTSHSKKYAGKCVDSVRFRAIQNLRIANNTAVLNNYQHERDFWKAEFSTSPENIEAVYFQVVRFPILGIVEAGHAQIRFKLKQPAQLKSQSDANKSAQVQDVLISFEATFPEGEKYNFALGAMDNFGLIARVMSMEQKRLDSPTAPFEQYELNLTAEEGSQLLRTALSRASSIGKRYAYNTLRPNCATEAFDLLDGLDRLKGKFPPFLTVISNDPVAQPSITGLRERGILKQRVQNYEDEQKGIIKTLEVSSQRSVPLLPQVPANPWTLVVTLPNLQRLSPSEKDAILKVRSHLLRQAPLLVQGLGSAMMSEVGGDASTVVIASLKLLQERLATILKESNDLLPQNAQALGLYLVPFKTDSTQTRLDGLGIPAALPFAVTDVVVDESIARSQEIYYHLAEGTRKAGDVGSQAKDVGYLMGTAIRLKLQKNNVQVRSQLMVGLNNQKKPFTMSNSQVVFHENVVTGGENRTTRPVMLVTHTQLGVNQINPAVDIEFGPAGGIAGSLAGDAFGTYQVLKQFGTSCETRSSSTPTLNGVLAESALGKPLLDGFLKGKKVSFQIMNVKMDLGQQAITNMDVKINTWPVTCMSDQSVNTQFVQNANDMLNKLKAEARSGSLMQKLMKGFLQR, from the coding sequence GTGGCACTGTTTACAACTTGTACAGTTGTGGGTGGACTTCCAGCCCATGCTCAGTTGTCTCCGTCCTTGATGGCGGAACTAGATCCGAGCTGTGCTAAAACGGCAGATCCAGATGAGGCCTCTTATCGATTTACATCTCATTCAAAAAAGTATGCTGGGAAGTGTGTCGACTCAGTTCGCTTTAGAGCTATTCAGAATTTAAGAATCGCAAATAATACGGCTGTATTAAACAACTATCAACACGAGCGTGATTTTTGGAAGGCTGAGTTTTCGACGTCCCCTGAAAACATTGAGGCTGTCTACTTCCAAGTGGTGCGTTTCCCTATTTTAGGAATTGTTGAGGCTGGCCATGCCCAGATTAGATTTAAATTAAAACAACCTGCGCAGTTAAAAAGTCAGTCGGATGCCAATAAGTCGGCCCAAGTCCAAGATGTCTTAATTTCCTTTGAGGCGACCTTCCCAGAAGGCGAAAAATATAATTTTGCTTTAGGAGCTATGGATAACTTTGGTTTGATCGCGCGTGTAATGTCGATGGAACAGAAGCGGTTGGATTCACCAACGGCTCCCTTTGAACAATATGAATTAAATTTGACCGCAGAAGAAGGATCTCAACTTTTACGAACAGCGTTGAGCCGTGCCAGCAGTATTGGGAAACGCTATGCGTACAATACGCTTAGACCGAATTGTGCGACCGAGGCTTTTGATCTCTTAGATGGTTTGGATCGTCTTAAAGGTAAGTTCCCTCCATTCTTAACAGTTATTTCTAATGATCCGGTAGCGCAGCCTTCAATTACAGGTCTACGTGAACGAGGCATTTTAAAGCAACGTGTACAGAACTATGAAGACGAACAAAAAGGTATTATTAAGACATTAGAGGTTTCGTCTCAACGATCGGTGCCTCTGTTGCCACAGGTTCCAGCCAACCCATGGACACTTGTTGTGACTTTACCGAACTTGCAGCGCTTAAGTCCTTCCGAAAAAGACGCTATTCTTAAAGTCAGATCACATTTATTAAGACAGGCTCCTCTATTAGTGCAGGGCTTAGGCTCTGCAATGATGTCTGAAGTTGGTGGTGATGCGAGTACGGTTGTGATTGCATCATTAAAGTTGTTGCAAGAGCGTTTAGCTACAATCTTAAAAGAGAGCAATGATCTATTGCCACAAAATGCTCAGGCGCTAGGATTGTATTTAGTCCCATTCAAAACAGATTCGACTCAGACACGTTTAGATGGTTTGGGAATCCCTGCCGCTCTGCCATTTGCTGTGACAGATGTGGTGGTGGATGAGTCTATCGCTCGCTCTCAAGAGATCTACTACCATTTAGCTGAAGGCACGCGCAAAGCAGGTGATGTGGGTTCACAAGCGAAAGATGTTGGCTACTTGATGGGAACGGCTATTCGTTTGAAGTTACAAAAAAATAATGTTCAAGTTAGAAGTCAGTTAATGGTGGGATTAAATAATCAGAAAAAACCATTCACTATGAGCAACTCGCAAGTGGTGTTTCACGAGAATGTAGTTACAGGTGGTGAAAATCGCACCACTCGTCCAGTGATGTTGGTGACACATACACAATTGGGAGTAAATCAAATCAATCCTGCTGTGGACATCGAGTTTGGCCCAGCCGGTGGTATTGCCGGTAGCCTTGCTGGTGATGCCTTTGGAACATACCAAGTGTTAAAACAATTCGGTACTTCATGCGAGACACGATCATCATCGACGCCAACCTTAAATGGTGTTTTAGCCGAGAGCGCTTTAGGTAAGCCACTATTAGATGGTTTCCTAAAAGGGAAAAAAGTGAGCTTCCAGATCATGAATGTAAAAATGGATTTAGGGCAGCAAGCGATCACAAATATGGACGTCAAAATTAATACATGGCCTGTTACTTGTATGTCGGATCAATCGGTGAATACACAGTTCGTGCAGAATGCGAACGACATGTTGAATAAACTTAAGGCTGAAGCAAGAAGCGGTAGCTTAATGCAAAAGTTAATGAAAGGCTTCTTGCAGCGCTAA
- a CDS encoding dicarboxylate/amino acid:cation symporter encodes MNQHTKLILGLLLGGAAGLALHDTNLAFINSFNVYVLNPIGQIFLRMIFMVVVPLIFSALVLGVNELGQARGLGKVAGKTIFFTFVTSAASVLIGITLVNLFKPGAGLTIDTDLISQNAGTLSKLKENMLSAKPIQQIIVDLFTKNPVDSAARALDGEIIALMVFALLFAMGISLSTPTGEKNILIDFFEKILAACMKMVEFAMKLAPYAVFALVFNSAYTFGFSIFKSLLFYVFVVVLGLLLQQTIVYSLILKIFSKISPIEFVHKCRDVFLYAFSTASSNATLPKTLEVAEKSLKLPPHISRFVLTIGSTANQNGTALFEGVTVLFLAQVYGIDLSLGQQVTVVLISILAGIGTAGVPGGSLPPMMILLQTVGIPPESIGIILGVDRLLDMCRTTINVSGDLVIAAAVSGSETEKYKVPSDSLS; translated from the coding sequence ATGAATCAACATACCAAATTGATACTCGGTCTTCTTTTAGGTGGAGCAGCTGGCCTTGCTCTGCACGATACTAACTTAGCTTTTATCAATAGCTTCAATGTTTACGTTCTGAATCCAATCGGACAAATTTTCTTAAGAATGATCTTTATGGTCGTAGTTCCGTTAATTTTTTCGGCTCTTGTTCTGGGGGTAAATGAATTAGGTCAAGCACGGGGCCTAGGAAAAGTTGCGGGTAAAACCATCTTCTTCACTTTTGTCACAAGTGCCGCTTCTGTTTTAATTGGTATCACCCTCGTGAACTTATTCAAGCCAGGTGCCGGTTTAACTATTGATACAGATCTGATTTCTCAAAATGCAGGAACTCTTTCTAAACTGAAAGAGAATATGCTGAGCGCAAAACCTATTCAGCAAATCATTGTCGACCTTTTCACGAAGAATCCTGTCGACTCTGCCGCTCGAGCTCTAGATGGAGAAATCATCGCCTTGATGGTATTTGCGCTGCTATTTGCGATGGGCATCAGCTTATCTACACCGACTGGTGAAAAAAATATCCTGATCGATTTCTTTGAAAAGATATTAGCAGCCTGTATGAAGATGGTTGAATTTGCTATGAAGCTGGCTCCTTATGCTGTCTTCGCACTTGTTTTTAACTCAGCTTATACATTTGGATTTAGTATTTTCAAATCCCTTCTGTTCTATGTTTTTGTCGTTGTTTTAGGGCTCCTTCTACAACAAACCATCGTGTACTCTTTAATTCTTAAGATATTTTCGAAGATTAGCCCTATTGAATTTGTTCATAAATGTCGTGACGTTTTCCTTTACGCTTTTTCTACAGCTTCATCGAATGCCACCCTGCCAAAAACGCTAGAGGTCGCAGAGAAATCTTTAAAGCTTCCTCCACACATCTCAAGATTCGTACTGACCATAGGCTCTACCGCCAACCAAAATGGAACAGCCTTATTTGAAGGCGTCACCGTGCTTTTCTTAGCGCAAGTCTACGGGATCGACCTGAGCCTTGGACAGCAGGTCACAGTCGTTCTTATTTCTATACTAGCTGGAATCGGAACAGCAGGTGTTCCAGGGGGATCATTACCACCGATGATGATCCTGCTACAAACAGTTGGCATCCCGCCAGAGAGCATCGGTATTATTTTAGGTGTGGATCGACTTTTAGATATGTGCCGCACCACAATTAATGTCAGCGGAGATTTAGTTATTGCCGCAGCTGTTTCTGGATCTGAAACAGAAAAATATAAAGTTCCATCAGATAGCCTGTCTTAA
- the rpsR gene encoding 30S ribosomal protein S18 → MEKENGRENNKKNVRSKYRTEYSGDHNFDYKDPASLARFVSDAGKITPARISKLSLAQQKKVSAAVKKARNLALLPSGTDAYDTAPRPELISPVPFEV, encoded by the coding sequence ATGGAAAAAGAAAACGGTCGTGAAAATAACAAGAAAAACGTTCGCAGCAAGTACAGAACAGAGTACTCAGGCGACCATAACTTCGACTACAAAGATCCAGCTTCATTAGCTCGCTTTGTTAGTGATGCAGGTAAGATCACTCCAGCTCGTATTTCTAAGCTTAGCTTAGCTCAGCAAAAGAAAGTTTCTGCAGCGGTTAAAAAGGCTCGTAACTTAGCCCTACTTCCGTCTGGTACTGATGCTTATGATACAGCTCCACGCCCAGAACTGATTAGTCCAGTTCCATTTGAAGTTTAG
- the rpmB gene encoding 50S ribosomal protein L28, whose translation MSRCELTGKSPVVKNLVSHSNIKTKSTAMPNVQRKRIFSRTLNGMVRLYVATSAIRDMEHSGGFDKFILNQDDKVLSKRAMEVKTKIRRKMNKSAKKA comes from the coding sequence ATGAGTCGTTGTGAATTAACAGGTAAAAGCCCAGTAGTAAAAAACTTGGTGAGCCACTCAAATATCAAAACTAAAAGCACGGCGATGCCAAATGTTCAAAGAAAACGCATATTTAGCCGTACTTTAAACGGAATGGTGAGACTTTATGTAGCAACTAGCGCTATCCGTGATATGGAGCACTCTGGTGGATTTGATAAATTTATCTTAAACCAAGATGATAAAGTGCTTTCTAAAAGAGCAATGGAAGTTAAAACTAAAATCCGCCGTAAAATGAACAAATCGGCTAAGAAAGCGTAA
- a CDS encoding KOW motif-containing protein, which yields MSLKIRKGDTVQVISGADKGKKGSVLEVKPSAMKIKIQGVKVQTHYDKKDGLLKKEGFIDYSNVKLVETAAKEKKATKKSAAKSK from the coding sequence ATGAGTTTAAAAATTAGAAAAGGCGACACAGTTCAAGTAATCTCTGGCGCTGACAAAGGTAAAAAAGGTTCTGTTTTAGAAGTTAAACCTTCTGCTATGAAAATCAAAATTCAAGGTGTGAAAGTTCAAACTCATTACGATAAAAAAGACGGCTTACTTAAAAAAGAGGGTTTCATTGACTACTCTAATGTTAAGTTAGTTGAAACAGCTGCTAAAGAAAAAAAAGCGACTAAGAAATCTGCTGCTAAATCTAAGTAG
- a CDS encoding carbon-nitrogen hydrolase family protein yields the protein MKIGIAQLNSNDDVRSNFEQIKQIILSSEKEKPEIIFFPENSLFFRISNDKNLEAISLEDQVIVDLQVLCAKQQVAIHLTTAVKENGKVYNATIFIDKNGVAKTVYKKIHLFDIELQDQKPIRESDVFAGGSETSTIQVADFKIGNSICYDVRFAELYSKYAKQDVDLIVIPAAFLVKTGMVHWDVLLRARAIESQCYVVAPAQAGEHQSSLGPWKRETYGHSMLVSPWGETLALKPDGVGIIYAELDLNLIRNVRKQIPMKNHRRIDF from the coding sequence ATGAAGATTGGCATTGCGCAGCTTAATAGCAATGATGATGTCCGCTCTAACTTCGAACAGATCAAGCAAATCATATTAAGCTCTGAAAAAGAAAAGCCCGAGATTATTTTCTTTCCCGAGAACTCACTTTTTTTTCGCATATCCAATGATAAAAATTTAGAAGCTATTTCTTTAGAAGACCAAGTGATCGTTGATTTACAAGTACTTTGCGCTAAACAACAGGTAGCTATACATCTGACAACGGCAGTAAAAGAAAATGGCAAGGTCTATAACGCCACAATCTTCATCGATAAGAATGGTGTAGCGAAAACTGTATATAAAAAAATTCATCTATTTGATATTGAGCTACAAGATCAGAAGCCTATTCGAGAATCTGATGTTTTTGCTGGTGGCAGTGAAACCAGTACAATTCAAGTGGCCGATTTTAAGATTGGTAATTCTATATGTTACGATGTCCGTTTTGCAGAGCTTTACTCAAAGTATGCTAAGCAAGATGTGGATTTAATCGTGATCCCAGCAGCTTTTCTAGTGAAAACCGGAATGGTTCATTGGGATGTCTTATTACGTGCTCGGGCTATTGAGTCCCAGTGTTATGTGGTGGCTCCGGCACAGGCCGGAGAGCACCAATCCAGCTTAGGGCCATGGAAGCGGGAAACTTATGGACACTCTATGCTCGTCAGCCCTTGGGGGGAAACCTTGGCTCTTAAGCCTGATGGGGTTGGTATTATCTATGCGGAATTAGATCTGAATTTAATACGCAATGTACGTAAACAAATTCCTATGAAAAACCATAGAAGAATTGATTTCTGA
- a CDS encoding electron transfer flavoprotein-ubiquinone oxidoreductase codes for MQINDSLPEGVTRDTMEVDVLIVGGGAAGLSCAYKIASQIEQHNQQIAEGKITGEPIPEQMIVVIEKGSEIGAHSFSGAVLNPKALEELIPNYKELECPLDSEVKKDAVYYLSGKSSFKLPVTPPPFHNVGNYIVSLSKFNRWLATQCEAKGINIFPGFAAVEALYEGDRIVGVRTGDKGRDKEGNPKANFEPGLILKAKTTVFAEGTRGSLFKQVSKKLNLRQGKNAEAFEEGVKEIIQMPAGTVEAGEVIHTMGYPLNKSIGGTFLYTIPGDKIILGIVAYLDSKDPLLDPHRELQKLKTHPFIAEKIKGGKVLAYGGKTLPAGGWYSMPKLFGDGFMVCGDSASMVDVQKLKGIHLAMKSGMLAAETAFEAILKQDSSAEILKGYEARVHDSYVKSELYRVRNFHQTLSKGFVASLPLIALQEITGGRGLFDGMKSHEDAKTTLTVNEVWGSEGLQAPENKLPASDGELMFDKLGSVYLTGTTHDEDSPNHLLLQNPDVCRTVCEPQYKSPCNHFCPASVYEMVPSKVESGKYDLQINYTNCIHCKTCDIKCPFENIDWTVPEGGGGPKYIDT; via the coding sequence ATGCAAATCAATGATTCTCTGCCTGAGGGAGTTACTCGGGATACAATGGAAGTGGATGTACTGATCGTAGGTGGCGGTGCCGCGGGACTTTCTTGCGCATATAAAATTGCCTCTCAAATCGAACAGCACAATCAGCAAATCGCTGAAGGTAAAATTACCGGAGAGCCAATTCCAGAACAGATGATTGTGGTTATTGAAAAAGGTTCGGAAATTGGTGCCCACAGTTTTTCAGGAGCGGTATTAAATCCAAAAGCTTTAGAAGAGCTTATTCCAAATTACAAAGAGTTAGAATGCCCTTTGGATTCTGAAGTCAAAAAAGATGCGGTTTATTATCTTTCAGGGAAATCGAGTTTTAAATTACCTGTGACACCTCCGCCATTTCATAATGTTGGTAACTACATTGTATCACTCTCTAAATTTAATCGTTGGTTAGCGACTCAGTGTGAAGCTAAAGGGATTAATATTTTCCCTGGGTTTGCGGCTGTTGAGGCTCTTTATGAAGGTGATCGTATCGTAGGAGTTCGTACTGGCGATAAAGGCCGTGATAAAGAAGGAAACCCAAAAGCAAACTTTGAACCGGGGTTAATCTTAAAAGCTAAAACGACAGTGTTTGCAGAAGGGACTCGCGGCAGTTTATTCAAACAGGTTTCTAAGAAGTTAAATTTACGCCAAGGTAAAAATGCAGAAGCTTTTGAAGAGGGTGTAAAAGAAATTATTCAAATGCCAGCGGGAACTGTTGAAGCGGGTGAAGTGATTCACACGATGGGTTACCCACTGAATAAATCTATTGGTGGAACATTCTTATATACAATCCCAGGGGATAAAATCATTTTGGGGATTGTGGCGTATTTAGATTCTAAGGACCCGTTATTGGATCCACATCGTGAATTGCAAAAGTTGAAAACTCATCCTTTTATCGCTGAAAAAATTAAGGGCGGTAAAGTATTAGCCTATGGGGGGAAAACACTTCCTGCCGGCGGTTGGTATTCAATGCCAAAGCTTTTTGGTGATGGTTTCATGGTTTGCGGCGACTCGGCGAGTATGGTGGATGTCCAGAAGCTAAAAGGCATCCATTTAGCAATGAAGTCCGGTATGCTAGCGGCAGAAACTGCCTTTGAAGCCATTTTAAAGCAAGACTCATCAGCAGAAATCCTGAAGGGTTATGAAGCTCGTGTACATGACAGTTATGTTAAAAGTGAGCTGTATCGTGTTCGTAACTTCCACCAGACACTGTCAAAAGGCTTTGTCGCTTCGTTGCCTTTGATTGCGCTACAAGAGATTACAGGTGGACGTGGGCTATTTGACGGCATGAAGTCCCATGAAGATGCTAAAACCACATTAACAGTGAATGAAGTATGGGGAAGTGAGGGATTACAGGCTCCTGAAAATAAACTTCCAGCCAGCGATGGCGAGCTTATGTTTGATAAGCTAGGGAGTGTTTATTTGACGGGGACGACCCATGATGAGGACTCGCCAAACCATTTATTGTTGCAGAATCCAGATGTTTGCCGCACTGTTTGTGAGCCGCAATATAAGTCACCATGTAATCATTTCTGCCCTGCCAGTGTATACGAGATGGTTCCATCCAAAGTGGAATCAGGGAAGTATGATTTACAAATTAATTATACGAACTGTATTCACTGCAAAACTTGTGATATCAAGTGTCCGTTCGAGAACATAGATTGGACTGTGCCCGAAGGTGGCGGCGGTCCGAAATATATCGATACTTAA
- a CDS encoding THUMP domain-containing class I SAM-dependent RNA methyltransferase, with translation MAHFYASCPKGLSDLVEKELQSFGLKTWEKSSGGVMFESNWAGCYKANLNSRYASRILKPLLDFPAYQNDELYHNIRKHDFTKYIKPTQTISVDVVVKECKLHDQRFVAMKIKDAIVDQFREKFGVRPDVNTEKPDLRIHVRGVKNQFAVSLDTSGDSLFMRGYRLKTGEAPLKENLAAGLIGLTDWDKKTPIVDLFAGSGTILIEAAMMALNVAPGLQRKRFGFMSLLDFDEQAWEQTIQEAIESEKEELDFQFYGYDIDKKVLDIAKRNAKSAGVAEYIVLKNTPVSVALPPEEKCLVICNPPYGSRIGDEDNLKDVYRDLGFTLKHRFTGNEAWILSGNKDLLQEMKLKSTRRHFVYNGNIECRFLKYEMYEGSHRKPKDALPSVTKLQD, from the coding sequence ATGGCTCACTTTTACGCCTCTTGCCCTAAGGGTTTATCGGATCTTGTTGAAAAAGAACTTCAGTCTTTTGGACTTAAAACATGGGAGAAATCTTCGGGTGGGGTGATGTTTGAGTCAAACTGGGCTGGCTGTTACAAAGCCAACTTAAACTCAAGATATGCCAGTCGTATTTTGAAGCCGCTATTAGATTTTCCTGCATATCAAAATGATGAGCTCTATCATAATATTCGCAAACATGATTTCACTAAGTACATAAAACCGACACAAACTATTTCTGTAGATGTTGTTGTTAAGGAATGTAAACTGCACGATCAACGATTCGTAGCGATGAAGATTAAAGATGCTATCGTAGACCAGTTTCGTGAAAAGTTTGGTGTTCGCCCAGATGTGAATACAGAAAAGCCAGATTTACGCATTCATGTTAGAGGTGTTAAGAATCAATTTGCAGTGTCACTGGATACATCTGGGGACTCGCTCTTCATGCGTGGCTATCGTTTAAAAACAGGTGAAGCTCCTTTGAAAGAAAACTTAGCTGCGGGCTTAATTGGTCTGACAGATTGGGATAAGAAAACTCCTATCGTGGATTTATTTGCTGGATCAGGAACTATTCTGATTGAAGCGGCTATGATGGCGTTGAACGTGGCGCCAGGTTTACAAAGAAAACGCTTTGGTTTTATGAGTCTTTTAGATTTCGATGAGCAAGCATGGGAACAGACGATTCAAGAGGCGATCGAGTCGGAAAAAGAAGAGTTAGATTTTCAGTTCTATGGTTACGATATTGATAAAAAAGTTTTGGATATTGCAAAACGCAATGCCAAAAGTGCTGGGGTAGCTGAGTATATCGTTTTAAAAAATACACCGGTTTCAGTGGCGTTACCACCTGAAGAAAAGTGCCTCGTGATTTGTAACCCTCCGTATGGTTCCCGTATCGGTGACGAAGATAATTTAAAAGACGTCTATCGTGATTTAGGATTTACTTTGAAACACCGTTTTACAGGTAATGAAGCTTGGATTTTGTCTGGTAATAAAGATTTGCTGCAAGAGATGAAATTAAAATCGACACGCAGACACTTTGTTTACAATGGCAACATCGAATGTCGTTTTTTGAAATACGAAATGTATGAAGGCAGCCATCGTAAACCTAAAGATGCACTGCCTTCAGTTACTAAATTACAGGATTAA
- a CDS encoding SirB2 family protein has product MSYEFYKIMHLTGVILVFTGLVGLLTIKMSGGALVGKTKMLVFASHGVGLLLALVGGFGLMARLGMAQSMPTWIYGKLIIWFILGGAIALIKRKANIGGLLYGGLIAIFLVASYLAVIKPFTV; this is encoded by the coding sequence ATGTCTTACGAATTTTACAAGATTATGCATCTAACAGGAGTCATCCTTGTTTTTACAGGCCTAGTTGGTCTGCTGACGATTAAAATGTCTGGCGGCGCACTTGTTGGTAAAACTAAAATGTTGGTTTTTGCTTCTCATGGCGTCGGTTTACTATTAGCGCTTGTAGGTGGATTCGGTTTAATGGCTCGCCTAGGAATGGCTCAATCAATGCCGACTTGGATCTATGGTAAACTGATTATCTGGTTTATTCTTGGCGGTGCTATCGCTCTTATTAAAAGAAAAGCGAACATTGGCGGACTTCTTTATGGCGGCTTAATAGCTATCTTCTTAGTAGCTAGCTATCTTGCCGTCATCAAGCCCTTCACAGTTTAA
- the lpxD gene encoding UDP-3-O-(3-hydroxymyristoyl)glucosamine N-acyltransferase → MKSVSIDQITSTNPALLSLQQRFDVSITAVQPPEFANAKTLVFVSTAELLQKALANQAQALIVLQSLYQDAGTSIPSNICVWTTPNISQAMSLVLPLFDQKTDFLKAGIHPTASIHPTATVAPTAHVGAYAVIEAHAHVGDNTVIYPHVYIGPFCEIGSRCHISSHVSIGSDGFGFFTDKTFTHHKIPQIGKVVIEDDCELGSHCAVDRATLTETRIKKGSKFDNFCHIAHNVQIGENALVAAGFMVSGSTIIGKNLMVAGGVHVTGHISIADSTILTGRAGVTNSIEKGGMYGGFPLESHKESLKTLVSLPHVKKMRKQISKILAHLNLTDE, encoded by the coding sequence ATGAAATCAGTGTCAATTGATCAGATTACGTCGACCAATCCGGCTCTTTTATCACTGCAACAAAGATTTGATGTATCGATAACCGCCGTCCAACCTCCTGAATTTGCCAATGCTAAAACATTAGTTTTTGTCTCTACAGCAGAGCTTTTGCAAAAAGCTTTAGCTAATCAAGCTCAAGCACTTATTGTTTTACAAAGCCTTTACCAAGATGCGGGCACGTCTATTCCGTCCAACATCTGTGTTTGGACAACACCAAACATTTCTCAGGCGATGAGTTTGGTCCTTCCTCTGTTTGATCAGAAGACTGACTTTTTAAAAGCAGGCATTCATCCTACGGCAAGTATACATCCCACAGCCACTGTCGCCCCTACAGCTCATGTAGGAGCTTATGCTGTTATCGAAGCGCATGCACATGTGGGTGACAACACCGTTATTTATCCTCACGTATATATTGGGCCATTTTGTGAAATTGGGAGCCGCTGTCATATATCATCCCATGTCAGTATTGGTTCAGATGGTTTTGGTTTTTTCACCGACAAAACCTTCACTCATCACAAAATTCCTCAAATTGGTAAAGTTGTTATCGAAGACGACTGTGAGTTAGGCTCGCACTGTGCTGTGGACCGAGCCACTTTGACCGAAACACGAATTAAAAAAGGTTCTAAATTTGATAACTTCTGCCACATTGCCCATAATGTACAAATTGGCGAAAATGCTTTGGTCGCGGCAGGCTTTATGGTTTCTGGTTCCACGATCATTGGTAAAAATCTAATGGTGGCTGGCGGCGTTCACGTCACGGGCCATATTTCAATCGCAGACAGCACGATCTTAACTGGTCGCGCAGGTGTAACGAACTCTATTGAAAAAGGCGGAATGTACGGCGGCTTCCCTCTTGAATCTCATAAAGAGAGCTTGAAGACACTCGTATCATTGCCTCACGTAAAAAAAATGCGAAAACAAATTTCTAAAATTTTGGCCCACTTAAATCTAACAGACGAATAA